A single window of Candidatus Planktophila sp. DNA harbors:
- the rpsB gene encoding 30S ribosomal protein S2, producing MAVVTMRELLDSGVHFGHQTRRWNPKMKRFIFTERNGIYIIDIQQSLGLIDNAYEFVKDTVAKGGHILFVGTKKQAHEPIIQQAARVGMPTVTERWLGGMLTNFPTVYKRIQRLKELEALENTNDLLLTKKELLMLRREREKLFKNLDGIRHMTKLPSAIWVVDTKKEHLAVQEAKKLGIPVIAILDTNCDPDEVDYKIPGNDDAIRSIGLLTRVITDAIVAGLAARSTVVKEETKSGAPTEVAAGEPMADWEKEIAGSSESMSEPTENLDVAPVPAQESSTDVVVETPAQESSTGVVSEPVADVTVSEPVVETPAPVEGE from the coding sequence ATGGCAGTTGTAACAATGCGAGAACTTCTCGACAGTGGAGTCCACTTCGGACACCAAACTCGTCGATGGAATCCAAAGATGAAGCGTTTTATTTTCACTGAGCGCAACGGAATTTACATTATCGATATTCAGCAGTCACTTGGACTAATCGATAATGCATATGAGTTTGTAAAGGATACGGTCGCTAAGGGCGGTCACATTTTATTTGTCGGTACAAAGAAGCAGGCACATGAGCCAATCATTCAGCAAGCTGCACGAGTTGGAATGCCAACTGTCACCGAGCGCTGGTTGGGCGGAATGCTTACTAACTTCCCAACGGTATACAAGCGTATTCAGCGACTAAAAGAGTTAGAAGCGTTAGAGAATACAAACGATCTTCTGCTTACAAAGAAAGAGCTATTGATGCTTCGCCGCGAGCGCGAGAAGCTTTTCAAGAACCTTGACGGTATTCGTCACATGACTAAGTTACCTTCAGCGATTTGGGTAGTAGATACAAAGAAAGAACACCTTGCAGTACAAGAGGCTAAGAAACTTGGTATTCCTGTTATTGCGATCCTAGATACAAACTGTGATCCCGATGAAGTTGATTACAAGATTCCAGGCAATGATGATGCAATCCGTTCAATTGGATTACTCACTCGCGTTATTACCGATGCAATCGTTGCTGGCTTAGCCGCACGCTCTACGGTAGTTAAAGAAGAGACAAAGTCAGGTGCACCAACAGAAGTTGCCGCTGGTGAGCCAATGGCCGACTGGGAGAAAGAGATAGCAGGTTCGTCCGAATCCATGTCCGAGCCAACGGAGAATCTAGATGTGGCACCAGTTCCAGCTCAAGAATCGAGCACAGATGTAGTGGTTGAAACACCAGCTCAAGAATCGAGCACAGGTGTAGTGTCCGAACCAGTAGCTGACGTTACTGTGTCCGAGCCTGTCGTTGAAACACCAGCGCCAGTAGAAGGAGAGTAA
- a CDS encoding NAD(P)-binding protein — MEKPFAITLSVNSSLANHTGSWRVEKPEYVHRMPPCNNACPAGENIQNWLYIAEDGSYEAAWRALILENPFPAIMGRVCYHPCQSVCNRAELDEAVGINSVERFLGDHAIEKGWSIPPPTVESGFKVLVIGAGPAGLSAAYHLRCMGHSVTVRDATHAPGGMMRYGIPKYRLPREVLDAEINRIKDMGVLFEMNTRVDDVHEALNEGFSAVFLAIGAQLSKRAYIPASEAARILDAIKVLHDVEDGNQPLLGRKVVVYGGGNTAMDVARTAKRLGAEEAIIVYRRTRDKAPANDEEITEALEEGILVKWLSTVKHVDEKSMQIEKMALDADGYPQPTGEFETLEADSLILALGQEVDFSLLGNSADLDTKDGVMPVDSTMMTTHPGIFAGGDMIPAERTVTTGVGHGKKAARNIDAWLRKTVYEKIDNNDLVTYEQLNTWYYTDAPHIVRERLEATRRAKDFSEVVKGLDESNALYEARRCMSCGNCFECDNCFGVCPDNAIIKLGPGKGFEINLDYCKGCGICVSECPSSSIMMVPDK, encoded by the coding sequence ATGGAAAAACCATTTGCAATAACGCTTTCAGTGAACTCATCCCTTGCTAACCACACTGGATCATGGCGTGTAGAAAAACCTGAGTATGTCCATCGCATGCCACCCTGCAACAACGCATGTCCAGCGGGTGAGAATATTCAAAACTGGTTATATATCGCAGAAGATGGCTCGTATGAAGCGGCTTGGCGGGCATTAATTCTTGAAAATCCATTTCCGGCGATTATGGGGCGCGTCTGCTATCACCCATGTCAAAGCGTCTGTAATCGAGCCGAACTTGATGAGGCCGTTGGAATTAATTCGGTCGAGCGATTCCTAGGCGATCACGCCATTGAAAAGGGTTGGAGTATTCCACCGCCGACGGTAGAGAGTGGCTTTAAAGTTCTCGTTATCGGAGCTGGTCCAGCGGGATTATCCGCGGCTTATCACTTACGTTGCATGGGTCATAGCGTCACGGTTCGAGATGCAACGCATGCGCCAGGCGGAATGATGCGCTATGGAATTCCTAAATATCGCCTTCCTCGTGAAGTACTCGATGCTGAAATCAATCGCATCAAAGATATGGGTGTTCTCTTTGAAATGAATACTCGAGTTGATGACGTGCACGAAGCGCTCAACGAGGGCTTTAGCGCAGTCTTCTTAGCAATTGGCGCCCAGTTGAGCAAGCGCGCTTACATTCCAGCAAGTGAGGCTGCGCGCATATTAGATGCGATTAAAGTCTTACATGATGTCGAAGACGGCAATCAACCATTACTCGGACGAAAAGTCGTTGTCTATGGTGGCGGCAATACTGCGATGGATGTCGCACGCACCGCTAAAAGACTTGGCGCAGAAGAAGCGATTATTGTCTATCGTCGAACCCGCGATAAAGCACCGGCAAATGATGAAGAGATTACTGAAGCGCTTGAAGAGGGTATTTTAGTTAAATGGCTCTCCACCGTTAAGCACGTCGATGAAAAAAGTATGCAGATTGAAAAAATGGCGCTAGATGCTGATGGATATCCTCAACCAACTGGTGAGTTTGAAACTCTTGAAGCCGACTCTTTAATTTTGGCGTTAGGTCAAGAGGTTGATTTTTCTCTGTTGGGCAATAGCGCCGATTTAGATACTAAAGATGGCGTGATGCCAGTTGATTCCACAATGATGACCACTCACCCAGGAATTTTTGCCGGCGGAGACATGATTCCAGCAGAGCGCACTGTAACAACTGGCGTCGGGCACGGTAAAAAGGCTGCTAGAAATATCGATGCTTGGCTGCGCAAAACAGTTTATGAAAAGATCGACAACAATGATCTAGTTACCTATGAGCAGTTAAATACGTGGTACTACACCGATGCTCCGCACATTGTGCGCGAGCGCCTAGAGGCGACCAGACGGGCTAAGGATTTCTCAGAAGTAGTAAAGGGTTTAGATGAGAGCAACGCCTTGTATGAGGCCCGCCGATGTATGTCATGTGGCAACTGCTTTGAGTGCGATAACTGTTTTGGCGTCTGTCCCGATAACGCCATTATAAAATTAGGTCCCGGTAAGGGCTTTGAGATTAATTTGGATTACTGTAAAGGCTGCGGAATTTGCGTCTCAGAGTGCCCCTCGAGCTCGATCATGATGGTGCCCGATAAATAA
- the pyrH gene encoding UMP kinase → MSGTRGTYRRVLLKLSGEVFGGAKGIGVDPDVVQDIAKQIADVARTGVQVAIVVGGGNYFRGAELQQRGMDRARADYMGMLGTVMNCLALQDFLEKEGIQTRVQTAITMGQVAEPYVPLRAIRHLEKGRVVIFGAGAGMPYFTTDTVSAQRALEIGAEALLLAKSGVDGVYSADPKKDSKAVKYDSISYDEVLTKSLAVADAAAFALCRENKLPIVVFDLLENGNIGRAVRGELIGTLVD, encoded by the coding sequence ATGTCCGGTACACGAGGAACGTATCGGCGAGTGCTCCTTAAACTTTCTGGAGAGGTTTTTGGTGGAGCCAAAGGCATCGGTGTTGATCCCGATGTTGTACAAGATATTGCTAAGCAGATTGCCGACGTTGCACGAACAGGTGTGCAGGTTGCAATTGTGGTTGGCGGCGGTAATTATTTCCGCGGAGCAGAACTACAGCAGCGCGGAATGGATCGCGCTCGCGCCGACTACATGGGAATGCTCGGAACGGTCATGAACTGTTTGGCGCTTCAAGATTTTCTTGAAAAAGAGGGGATTCAAACCCGCGTCCAGACTGCAATAACTATGGGACAAGTTGCCGAACCATATGTTCCGCTGCGCGCGATCCGTCATTTAGAAAAAGGTCGCGTTGTCATCTTTGGCGCAGGTGCTGGAATGCCATATTTTACAACCGATACCGTCTCGGCCCAGCGTGCACTTGAAATTGGTGCTGAAGCTTTGCTCTTAGCTAAAAGTGGAGTGGATGGCGTCTATAGCGCCGACCCAAAGAAGGATTCTAAGGCGGTCAAGTACGACAGCATCTCGTATGACGAGGTCTTAACTAAGTCGTTAGCCGTTGCCGATGCTGCAGCATTTGCCTTGTGCCGCGAAAACAAGTTGCCCATAGTCGTCTTTGACTTATTGGAGAATGGAAATATCGGTCGTGCCGTTCGAGGCGAATTAATTGGAACTTTAGTCGATTAA
- a CDS encoding thiamine pyrophosphate-dependent enzyme: MPTTPIKFYQVGSFAIGNRLLSAEDRSIQSDPERANALTSGHRACQGCGEALGARYALDAAMRATDDKIIAVNATGCLEVFSTPYPESSWRIAWLHSLFGNAPAVATGVAAALKAQGKNDIRVIGQGGDGATVDIGFGALSGMFERNDDVLYICYDNEAYMNTGVQRSGATPPAARTATTQAVGENPGNVFGQGKNLPRIAMAHEIPYVATATVADLRDLEAKVIKAMSFRGARYIHVLVPCPLGWGSESCDTIKIARLATQSGLFPVFEAESGEVTSTTPIRHRVMVEEYLKLQIRYSHLFSPNRRDDVIDLLQETANKNISRYNLLSDESSSI, encoded by the coding sequence ATGCCAACAACACCTATAAAGTTTTATCAAGTGGGCAGTTTTGCAATCGGTAACCGCTTGCTATCGGCCGAGGATCGCTCGATTCAATCCGATCCTGAACGCGCCAATGCTCTGACTTCTGGCCATCGCGCCTGCCAGGGCTGCGGTGAAGCGTTAGGGGCACGTTATGCATTAGATGCTGCGATGCGTGCAACTGATGACAAGATAATCGCAGTTAATGCAACGGGATGTTTAGAGGTTTTCTCGACACCGTATCCTGAATCATCGTGGAGAATCGCTTGGCTTCACTCTCTTTTTGGTAACGCTCCAGCAGTTGCAACTGGTGTTGCAGCAGCCCTTAAGGCCCAAGGCAAAAACGATATTCGCGTCATTGGTCAAGGTGGAGATGGCGCAACGGTAGATATCGGATTCGGCGCACTCTCTGGAATGTTTGAGCGAAATGACGATGTTTTATACATCTGTTATGACAATGAGGCTTACATGAATACCGGTGTCCAGCGCTCAGGTGCAACTCCCCCAGCAGCGCGTACGGCCACCACTCAAGCCGTTGGTGAAAACCCTGGAAATGTTTTTGGTCAAGGAAAAAACCTTCCTCGTATCGCAATGGCACATGAGATTCCATATGTCGCAACGGCTACCGTTGCAGATTTACGTGATCTAGAGGCAAAGGTCATCAAGGCGATGTCCTTTCGAGGTGCGCGTTATATTCATGTTTTAGTGCCATGTCCACTGGGGTGGGGTTCAGAATCCTGTGACACAATCAAAATCGCGCGTCTTGCAACGCAATCTGGTCTTTTCCCAGTCTTTGAGGCCGAATCCGGCGAAGTAACTTCCACGACTCCAATTCGCCACCGTGTCATGGTCGAAGAGTATTTAAAACTTCAAATTAGATATTCACACTTATTTTCACCTAACCGCCGCGATGATGTTATCGATTTGTTGCAAGAAACGGCCAATAAAAATATATCCCGCTATAACCTCCTCTCAGATGAAAGTTCGAGCATCTAA
- the tsf gene encoding translation elongation factor Ts, with protein sequence MAAYTAADVKRLREATAAGMLDCKKALDEADGDYDKAIDIIRVKGLKGVTKREGRLTSNGAVVAKVEGNLGVMLELNCETDFVAKGDRFIALADELLKHLQIVQSDSVEAFLTTTMPNGNTVQSVINEANAMLGEKIEVRRIAVLKDSPVGIYLHRTSPDLPPQVGVLVQLVKDAGDVGKDIAQHIAAFAPQFVNREDVPAEMIENERRIAHETAIEEGKPEASLLKIVEGRVTGFVKEVSLIEQSFAKDAKKTVKQILDEAGTAVKAFHRFRVGQ encoded by the coding sequence ATGGCTGCATATACAGCTGCCGATGTAAAAAGACTTCGCGAAGCTACCGCTGCGGGAATGCTCGATTGCAAGAAGGCACTCGATGAGGCAGATGGCGATTACGATAAGGCGATCGACATAATCCGAGTTAAGGGCTTAAAGGGAGTCACTAAGCGCGAAGGTCGTCTAACCTCAAATGGCGCAGTTGTTGCAAAGGTTGAGGGCAACCTCGGCGTGATGCTCGAACTTAACTGCGAAACCGATTTCGTTGCAAAGGGTGATCGATTCATCGCCCTTGCCGATGAGTTGCTAAAGCATTTGCAAATTGTGCAATCGGATTCAGTTGAGGCATTCTTAACAACAACTATGCCTAATGGAAACACAGTCCAATCAGTCATCAATGAGGCCAATGCGATGCTTGGTGAAAAGATTGAAGTTCGCCGCATTGCCGTTCTTAAGGATTCACCAGTGGGCATCTATCTTCACCGTACAAGTCCAGATCTGCCACCGCAGGTCGGCGTGCTTGTGCAGTTAGTAAAAGATGCCGGTGATGTTGGAAAAGACATCGCTCAGCACATCGCCGCCTTTGCACCACAGTTCGTTAATCGCGAAGATGTCCCTGCAGAGATGATTGAAAATGAGCGACGTATCGCCCACGAAACTGCAATTGAAGAGGGTAAGCCTGAGGCCTCCCTTTTGAAAATTGTAGAAGGTCGCGTTACTGGCTTTGTTAAAGAAGTCTCACTTATTGAGCAGTCATTTGCTAAGGATGCTAAAAAGACCGTCAAGCAGATTCTCGATGAGGCAGGAACGGCCGTTAAGGCATTTCACCGCTTCCGCGTGGGTCAATAG